One window of the Halobacillus litoralis genome contains the following:
- a CDS encoding helix-turn-helix transcriptional regulator, which translates to MRMWLKEIRLQKDLTQKQTAIKSNISRSYYTHIESGVKNPTVETAKDIAFALEFKWTNFFENQCSLKEQKTYKEML; encoded by the coding sequence TTGAGGATGTGGTTAAAAGAGATTCGACTTCAGAAGGATTTAACGCAAAAACAAACAGCTATTAAATCAAACATATCGAGAAGCTATTATACCCATATTGAATCAGGAGTTAAAAATCCTACAGTAGAAACAGCGAAGGACATAGCTTTTGCCCTAGAGTTCAAGTGGACAAATTTTTTTGAAAACCAATGTTCCTTAAAGGAACAAAAAACTTATAAGGAGATGTTGTAG
- a CDS encoding helix-turn-helix domain-containing protein, giving the protein MNFSNRLKRCRQIKKEENPNWTQDYIARQIGVARTTYTAYERGTKIPTLDTVNKIADLFDVSTDYLLGRSDISDYQVDKSNEFDSIKEVNKLMDQYGIEDAAFFDLEKWKSMSPEQIRELESYFQYLVKKSKELEEKENK; this is encoded by the coding sequence ATGAATTTTTCAAACAGGCTGAAAAGATGCCGACAAATAAAAAAAGAGGAAAATCCAAATTGGACCCAAGATTATATTGCGAGGCAAATTGGTGTAGCTCGAACAACTTACACAGCATACGAGAGAGGTACCAAAATTCCTACTTTAGATACTGTGAACAAGATCGCTGACCTTTTTGATGTATCCACCGATTACCTTTTAGGCCGATCAGATATTTCAGATTATCAAGTGGATAAAAGCAATGAATTTGATTCAATAAAAGAAGTGAATAAATTGATGGACCAATATGGAATTGAAGATGCAGCTTTTTTTGATTTGGAAAAGTGGAAATCAATGAGTCCAGAGCAGATAAGGGAATTGGAAAGTTACTTTCAATATTTAGTGAAAAAGTCTAAAGAGCTTGAGGAAAAAGAAAATAAATAA